CTGGGCAGGATTACTCGCCTGGGTGTGGATGTCGGCATCACGGGAGGGGGAAGGCTATTTTGGAGCGTCCTTGCGCCGACGAGCCATATCGGTCCTGGCACATTGCGAGGAGCGTTCGTAGGCGTCGGCGGGAACGCGTCCCTTGGCATAGGAATGGGCGCGAATGTACTCGTAGGAGGATCCAACCGCACGATCTCGCTGCAACCGTTGTCGGTCGAAGGGGTATTCGGCTTGAATTTGGCGTTGGGCGTCGGGCTCAAGGCTCTTTTAGCTCTCACTTATGCTCCTGCACATGCCTCGTCGAAGATAGCCTTAATCTGAGTGCCCAACGCATCGGTTGTTATGCCCGGCCAGTGTCTACGGCAACGAGCGGATTGGGAGGTGGTCACTGAGGTCAATGATGGCGCCAAGGCGATCGCTGCTGCGATCGAGAGCTGGCCTCACGTCGCCATTCTTGACTTCTCGATGCCACGCATGACGGGCGTCGAGGCGGCCCGGCGGATCAGGGATCACCTCGCAGACAGAGATTCTGATCTTCACCGTGATAATTCGGGCTTGATCGCGAGGTGTTCGAGGCAAGCGCGCGCGCATTCCGAGTGAAGTCGGATGCGAACACGCTGCTGCTGGCTGCAGCCGAATCGTTTGTGCACTCAGAGCTGTGTGAACGAGTTCGATTGCGGATCGGACGCCGACGGCGGGGGCCACCACGAACTCACGGCGCGCGGCCGCGATGTGCAAGCTACAGGTGAACTCGACGGCGGGGCTGGTGCGGTACGCGGTTCGGGGCTTGAGGCCTGAACGGTGACATCGGCGAGCCGCCGGAGGAAGTATCGCTTCGTCCGATCCACTGGCAGGCTACTCATGAATTCAGCTGCATTCGAACGAAGGCTGAAGCGTCACCATTGTATATGCAGAAGCCGCCTCCGAACCTGCCGCTGTGCCGATGATAACCCATCCGCAACTGCGGTCCTTGCACTAGCAGAGACTGGCGCGACATATCAGTGATCGGGACAAATAGGACCCCTGTTTGCGCGTTTTATCGGATGTCACGAGAGTTGCGGCTAGTCTAGACAGATCGCTCGGAATGGGAAACAATCCGTCAAGCTAAAGCACAAGATGCGGGTTCAACGTTTCCCGAACTGCAGGATCGCGTGAAGGAGGCATGATGACCATGCCTGCGTTGGCAAGGATTTCCCTGAACTGCGCGCTGATCAGGATCGCACCCAGGTCAGGACCGTTCTCGGGCCGTTCCATGATTATCTGCCGGCAGCATCCCGCAAGAGCGTGCATCGCCCCTGGGTGGCGAGTTCGCGTCTTTGCTCATCATAGTGACGACTGACTGCCTCATCGATATCTCACCGAGTTGCTGGGCGCTTGCCGCATATTGCTCAGCCGTCAACTTGTCGGTCATCTCATGGCCCTTTGGCAAATGGAAACTCAATGAGCGGCTTGTCTCTGACGACGCCTGCACTCCACCGGGTGTAGTGGAAAATTGGGCCGAGGGGAGGCGGATCCTCTAGCCTGCCGCTACCTATGTTGATTGTGACCGTCTCCATCTTTCGCAGCGCCGCTCTCAGATAGAAGTTACCTCCGACGCTGGTAATTTCGCCCAGCTCGATCGCGGCGCCGAACGCGAGGCTTGCCGCATCAGTCCTTATGCGGATGTCGTCGACCACCAGCAGGTTTTGTGACAGACCGCCCGTAATCACCCAAGGGCTTCGACCATCACCCGCAGTTTTTTCGGAATGAGAGAAACCCGACCGGACATGTCCGAAGGCCCGTAAAAGGAGGGCTGATGTCACGACCACGTCCTCGCCATCCAGGTCGCGATCGATCAATAGGCCGAGGGCCGCGCCGGGCTACTGTGAGTTCTTCCTCAACAAGCCGTTCTTTTCTCAAAACGAGACTAGTTGTTGATGGGTATCGGCCTTCTGCTTCTGCTCGGTGTCAGCTTCTACGGGACTTTTTGGTTGATCGACTACTATCTCGGCAGCGCCTCGCTGGGTTAGGTCCTGCGAAGGAACGAGCGGCATCTTTCAGCGTTTTGATGGGCATGCCGCGCTACTTTTTCGATCTTCACGACGACCTCGGTCTCACCATTGATGATGCCGGCGAGGATCTACCAAACCTGGCCGCCGCCCGCGGCGCTGCCCTGAGAGCCCTCGCTGAAGCCATTCGGACCAAAAGCGAAATCCGCGCAGAGATGGGGCCGATGTCGGTCATCGTGAGGACGCAGATTGCTCGCGTCCTGACCGTCTCGGCGTCGATCGAAATCAGCATGACATCGTGAGCGCGAGTTCCAAGTTGCCCCTTTCACCCGACCCCTCCGGCGAGTTCGAGCAGGCAGCACCTGAAGCCATCCTGTTCGCGATGTTCGACGGCGACGACCGCATCGCCTGCCGGGTCGACTGGTCCGCTTTGCGCGATCGCGCGATCGCGGACGGTACCGATCCAAACGACTTAGCCGGCACGTTTAAGAGGCACCGAGCGACGATCGAGCAGATAGCAAGCGAACAGTTCGACGCGGGCACTGAGATGCCCACTGTTTGGAGCGGGACGCCAGCGGCCCCTTGGGGCGAGCGATCGAGCAGTCCCTGAGGGAGCGGGCGGCTAGGAACCAACGTTTCTCCCCAGCGGTTGACTTTTTCACATGGAGAAGGTCATGAACCGCACATTTATTTTTGTCCTCGCTCTGATCCTCGGGACCTCCCCGGTGTTGGCACAAGGCGGAGGTGGCGCCGGAGGCGGTGGGGGCGGAGCAGCGTCCGGCGGCGCTTCTGGAAGCAGCGGGGCAAGCTCGGGCGCAGCAGGAACGTCGAGCGCTGGAACTGCTGGCACGACCGGAGGAAATACAGCTACGCCCATCAATCCGGGCAGCGCACCTTTCTCTAATCCGATCGGGCAAGGCACCCCACCAGCGGCTTCAAACGGTAACCAGAACAACGGTCAGAGCTCTTCTTCGACGCAAGCTCCGCAATCCCCCACACCGACGGGCAAGCAGGCTTCGCCGGGTGGCACGGTCGCTGCGGAGCAAAAGGCAGCGACCCAAGGAACCAACACTGCCGCGCCGGACAGCGCCGCAGGCGCTGGCGCTGTGGGTGCGCCCGGGGTTGGCGTGGGCCACACAGCGAACGGCAAGCCAATCGGCACCACAGGATCAGGGGCCGGCTCGCCGGAGCAACCCATTGGCTCAGGCAACCGGTAATCAGGACAGAAGCTCAGGCCCGCCCCTCCTGCGGGCTTTTTGCTGCCTTGAAGTTGCAGCGATGCAAGATGACCTTCTCGAACGCGCTGCCCGCATGATTGCCGAGAGCAAGAAGCTCAAAGAGTGGACCGAGCAGATCCGGTAGCAGATCGAGCGAAGAGACGCGTCTTTTAGATATCAGCGAGATATTTTAGGTGTGACTCAGCCACCTTCGCCAATTTGTTGCATCAGCCACCCAATGCCGGCATCCATTATTGCGGCCTTGGTCGCGACGGCCTGGATCAGATCGGACTTGCGCTTGAGAGGAAGTTCGACGGCAGCCAGGGCGAAGCGGGGTGCGTGTCGCTCCACGAGCCGGCGCGGCAACGCCGCGATCAGATCGGAGCTTGAAAGGTGGGGAAGGGCCATCATGAACGTCGGCACGGTCAGGGCAATGCGGCGTTGCAGCCCGCGCTTTGCCAACAGTTCATCGACAAAGCCGTGTGGACTGCCGTCGAGCGATACGAGGAGGTGATGAGCGCTGCAGAATGCGGGGAGTGTCGGTGTGCGGGCGAACACGTGGCCCTTGCGCATCGCGACCACGAAATCCTCCTCATAGAGCTTCCGCGCCTCGAAGCGGGCCGGCACCATACGCAGGGGCAGCATGGCGATGTCGATCTCGCGCCTTTCCAGCTTCTGGAGGCTCGCCTGCCAGGGATGCTCCTCGGAGCCGACGTGCCGCACGGGCATCAGGTGGATGAGGCTGATGTCGACGCGGGGGGCCTTCCTGCTGAGGCGCTCCAGTAATGGGAGCATCAGCGACGCCATGATCGCGTCCGGTGCGCCAACCACGAAACGGCGACTGCTCGTTGCCGCGTCGAAGGGGACAGCCGACGCGATCACGCGTCCCACGCGCGCCAGGATGTCAGCCACCGGCTCGCCAAGTTCCAGCGCGCGCGCTGTCGGTACGACGCCCTTCGGCGTCCGCAAGAAAAGCGGGTCATTCAAAAGATGTCGCAGCCGTCCCAGCGAGTGGCTCACGGCGGATGGCGTAAGGTTCAGCCGGCCCGCTGCGCGCCCGACATGACCCTCCTCCAGGACAGTCTGGAAGAGCACGAGCAGATTCAGATCAATTCTCGATAGAGAAATATGGTTCAGCATATCGTTGAAATCATATCACTGGCTTCAGGTACGACAAGGCTCCAAGGTTGGTCATGCTAAATAGCTTGAGAGGAAGACGCGCAAATGCCTGAACAAAATA
The genomic region above belongs to Bradyrhizobium arachidis and contains:
- a CDS encoding DUF992 domain-containing protein produces the protein MIDELEGAMLKGLLAVGICTFLLAAPAHAQRQPVRVGGLTCETGPRVGLLISSRQRMNCVFRSNTGQLYRYLGRITRLGVDVGITGGGRLFWSVLAPTSHIGPGTLRGAFVGVGGNASLGIGMGANVLVGGSNRTISLQPLSVEGVFGLNLALGVGLKALLALTYAPAHASSKIALI
- a CDS encoding response regulator transcription factor, translating into MPGQCLRQRADWEVVTEVNDGAKAIAAAIESWPHVAILDFSMPRMTGVEAARRIRDHLADRDSDLHRDNSGLIARCSRQARAHSE
- a CDS encoding DUF6894 family protein, giving the protein MGMPRYFFDLHDDLGLTIDDAGEDLPNLAAARGAALRALAEAIRTKSEIRAEMGPMSVIVRTQIARVLTVSASIEISMTS
- a CDS encoding DUF1488 family protein, translating into MSASSKLPLSPDPSGEFEQAAPEAILFAMFDGDDRIACRVDWSALRDRAIADGTDPNDLAGTFKRHRATIEQIASEQFDAGTEMPTVWSGTPAAPWGERSSSP
- a CDS encoding LysR family transcriptional regulator — translated: MLNHISLSRIDLNLLVLFQTVLEEGHVGRAAGRLNLTPSAVSHSLGRLRHLLNDPLFLRTPKGVVPTARALELGEPVADILARVGRVIASAVPFDAATSSRRFVVGAPDAIMASLMLPLLERLSRKAPRVDISLIHLMPVRHVGSEEHPWQASLQKLERREIDIAMLPLRMVPARFEARKLYEEDFVVAMRKGHVFARTPTLPAFCSAHHLLVSLDGSPHGFVDELLAKRGLQRRIALTVPTFMMALPHLSSSDLIAALPRRLVERHAPRFALAAVELPLKRKSDLIQAVATKAAIMDAGIGWLMQQIGEGG